From Stenotrophomonas maltophilia, a single genomic window includes:
- a CDS encoding MBL fold metallo-hydrolase: MRTAALLLPLALAASFTSAPLLAAPATPSHATAAKSQLRLQTFHPGPQAMFSVSSVLIEGRHDAMLVDAQFGASDARRLVELIRASGKQLTTIYISHGDPDYYFGLATLQDAFPQARIVATAQTVAHIQQTQAGKLAYWGPKMGADVPARIVVPQVLEGDALQLEGQRLPLIGLDGPTPDRSVLWIPSLRAIVGGIPVVAGEHVWMADTQTPKSHADWLQTLQRLQALKPKVVVPGHYAPGAALDASALRFTADYIRAFDAETAKAKDSAALVKAMQARYPKLAGVESLQLSAKVAKGEMQWP; encoded by the coding sequence ATGCGTACCGCTGCCCTGCTGCTCCCCCTCGCCCTGGCCGCCAGTTTCACCAGTGCCCCGCTGCTGGCCGCACCGGCTACCCCGTCGCACGCCACGGCGGCCAAGTCCCAGCTGCGCCTGCAGACATTCCACCCCGGCCCGCAGGCCATGTTCTCGGTGTCCTCGGTGCTGATCGAAGGCCGCCATGACGCAATGCTGGTTGATGCGCAGTTCGGCGCCAGCGACGCGCGCAGGCTGGTCGAGCTGATCCGCGCCAGCGGCAAGCAGCTGACCACGATCTACATCAGCCACGGCGACCCGGACTACTACTTCGGCCTGGCCACGCTGCAGGATGCGTTCCCGCAGGCGCGCATCGTCGCCACCGCGCAGACTGTCGCCCACATCCAGCAGACCCAGGCCGGCAAGCTGGCCTACTGGGGACCGAAGATGGGGGCCGATGTCCCCGCGCGCATCGTGGTGCCACAGGTGCTGGAGGGAGACGCGCTGCAGCTGGAAGGTCAGCGCCTGCCGCTGATCGGCCTGGATGGCCCGACCCCGGACCGCAGCGTGCTGTGGATACCGTCGCTGCGCGCGATCGTCGGCGGCATTCCGGTGGTGGCGGGCGAGCATGTGTGGATGGCCGACACCCAGACGCCCAAGTCACACGCCGACTGGCTGCAGACCCTGCAGCGCCTGCAGGCACTGAAGCCGAAAGTGGTGGTGCCGGGGCACTACGCACCGGGTGCGGCACTGGATGCCAGTGCACTGCGCTTCACCGCCGATTACATCCGCGCCTTCGATGCCGAGACGGCAAAAGCCAAGGACAGCGCGGCGCTGGTGAAGGCGATGCAGGCGCGCTACCCGAAGCTGGCCGGCGTCGAGTCGCTGCAGCTGAGTGCGAAGGTGGCCAAGGGCGAGATGCAGTGGCCATGA
- a CDS encoding LysR family transcriptional regulator translates to MDRLTAMTVFVEVAERGSLTAAAEVLDMSRAMVSRYLAEVEGWLGARLLHRTTRRVSLTGPGEAALARFRQMLEIGEALQGELASDDPEPHGTLRVTASVSFGQSHLARAVAGFVARHPAARIELLLVDRTVNLVEERVDLAVRIARQIDPSLIARRLATCRSVLCATPSYLQARGTPTAPEHLAAHNCLTHHYVGKSLWQLHRDGRSLSVAVGGNISANEASLLLEAVRAGAGIAMLPTYQVAPLLRTGELIELLPDFSLDELGIHAVYASRRQQPAIMRRFLDYLGECFASPAFQDLDWRPPGKENT, encoded by the coding sequence ATGGACCGATTGACCGCCATGACTGTGTTCGTCGAGGTCGCCGAGCGCGGAAGCCTGACCGCGGCCGCCGAGGTGCTGGACATGTCGCGGGCGATGGTCAGCCGCTACCTGGCCGAGGTCGAAGGCTGGCTGGGGGCGCGCCTGCTGCACCGGACCACGCGCCGGGTCAGCCTGACCGGTCCCGGCGAAGCGGCGCTGGCGCGCTTCCGGCAGATGCTGGAGATCGGCGAGGCGCTGCAGGGCGAGCTGGCCAGCGATGATCCCGAGCCGCACGGCACGCTGCGGGTGACCGCCAGCGTGTCGTTCGGGCAGAGCCATCTGGCGCGCGCGGTGGCCGGTTTCGTCGCACGCCACCCGGCGGCGCGCATCGAGCTGCTGCTGGTCGACCGCACGGTGAACCTAGTGGAAGAGCGGGTGGACCTGGCGGTGCGCATCGCGCGCCAGATCGATCCCAGCCTGATCGCGCGGCGGCTGGCCACCTGCCGCTCGGTGCTGTGCGCGACGCCGTCCTACCTGCAGGCACGCGGCACGCCGACCGCTCCCGAGCACCTGGCCGCACACAACTGCCTGACCCACCACTACGTCGGCAAGAGCCTCTGGCAGTTGCACCGCGACGGCCGTTCGCTGTCGGTGGCGGTGGGCGGCAACATCAGTGCCAACGAGGCCTCGCTGCTGCTGGAGGCGGTGCGGGCCGGTGCCGGCATCGCGATGCTGCCGACCTACCAGGTGGCGCCGCTGCTGCGCACTGGCGAGCTGATCGAACTGCTGCCGGATTTCAGCCTGGACGAACTCGGCATTCATGCCGTGTACGCATCACGGCGCCAGCAGCCCGCTATCATGCGTCGATTCCTGGACTACCTGGGCGAGTGTTTCGCCAGCCCGGCCTTCCAGGACCTGGATTGGCGCCCGCCGGGCAAGGAGAACACATGA
- the dinB gene encoding DNA polymerase IV, with the protein MNALRKIIHVDMDAFYASVEQRDDPSLRGKPVVVAWRGARSVVCAASYEARVFGVRSAMPALRAERLCPDAIFVPPDFSRYKAVSRQVREIFLRHTDLVEPLSLDEAYLDVTEPKSGIELATDIARTIRTQIREETQLTASAGIAPNKFLAKIASDWRKPDGQFVIPPQRVDAFLLPLPVNRVPGVGKVMEGKLAARGIVTCGDLRQWALVDLEEAFGSFGRSLYNRARGVDERPVEPDQQVQSISSEDTFAEDLLLEDLSEAIVQLAEKTWHATRKTERVGHTVVLKLKTAQFRILTRSFTPERPPESMEELRDIALALRARVDLPAETRYRLVGVGLGGFREKEPVVQGELFEHGTNDSEGN; encoded by the coding sequence ATGAACGCACTGCGCAAGATCATCCACGTCGACATGGACGCCTTCTACGCGTCGGTGGAGCAGCGCGACGATCCGTCACTGCGTGGCAAGCCGGTGGTCGTGGCATGGCGCGGCGCCCGCTCGGTGGTGTGTGCGGCCTCCTACGAAGCCCGCGTGTTCGGCGTGCGCTCGGCGATGCCGGCGCTGCGTGCTGAACGCCTGTGTCCGGATGCGATCTTCGTGCCGCCGGACTTCTCGCGTTACAAGGCGGTGTCACGCCAGGTGCGCGAGATCTTCCTGCGCCATACCGATCTGGTCGAGCCGCTGTCGCTGGACGAGGCCTACCTGGACGTGACCGAGCCGAAGAGCGGCATCGAGCTGGCCACCGATATCGCCCGCACCATCCGCACGCAGATCCGTGAAGAAACCCAGCTGACCGCTTCAGCCGGGATCGCGCCGAACAAGTTCCTGGCCAAGATCGCATCGGACTGGCGCAAGCCCGATGGGCAGTTCGTGATTCCACCGCAGCGGGTGGACGCGTTCCTGCTGCCGCTGCCGGTGAACCGGGTGCCCGGCGTGGGCAAGGTGATGGAAGGCAAGCTGGCCGCGCGCGGCATCGTCACCTGTGGCGACCTGCGGCAGTGGGCGCTGGTTGATCTGGAAGAGGCGTTCGGCAGCTTCGGCCGCAGCCTGTACAACCGCGCACGCGGTGTGGACGAGCGGCCGGTGGAACCGGACCAGCAGGTGCAGTCGATTTCTTCGGAGGACACCTTCGCCGAAGACCTGCTGCTGGAGGACCTGAGCGAGGCGATCGTGCAGCTGGCGGAGAAGACCTGGCATGCCACCCGCAAGACCGAGCGCGTCGGCCACACCGTGGTGCTGAAGCTGAAGACCGCGCAGTTCCGCATCCTTACCCGCAGCTTCACCCCGGAGCGCCCGCCGGAATCGATGGAAGAACTGCGCGACATCGCCCTGGCCCTGCGTGCCCGCGTCGACCTGCCGGCCGAAACCCGCTACCGCCTGGTGGGCGTCGGCCTGGGCGGTTTCCGCGAAAAGGAGCCGGTGGTGCAGGGCGAATTGTTCGAGCACGGAACGAACGATTCTGAAGGAAATTGA
- the gph gene encoding phosphoglycolate phosphatase (PGP is an essential enzyme in the glycolate salvage pathway in higher organisms (photorespiration in plants). Phosphoglycolate results from the oxidase activity of RubisCO in the Calvin cycle when concentrations of carbon dioxide are low relative to oxygen. This enzyme is a member of the Haloacid Dehalogenase (HAD) superfamily of aspartate-nucleophile hydrolase enzymes (PF00702).), with product MSYPYPLVVFDLDGTLVDSAADIAEALNRTLEDIGVARVPETTVLGWIGDGVRRLVEQAVHAAGREVDLAAVMPVFMVHYRECLLRSPRLFDGVADALAQLRARNVPLAICTNKPEALVPPLLQHLGIGEAFALILGGDSLPQRKPSGEPLRHIAAHFGLPVDACLMVGDSLTDYRAAEEAGMPIALVRYGYPRGLDLATAHAVAVIDDLRELPGLQR from the coding sequence TTGTCGTATCCCTATCCGCTGGTCGTGTTCGACCTCGATGGCACGCTGGTCGACAGCGCGGCCGATATCGCCGAAGCACTGAACCGCACGCTGGAAGACATCGGTGTGGCGCGCGTGCCGGAAACCACGGTGCTGGGCTGGATCGGCGATGGTGTGCGTCGCCTGGTGGAGCAGGCCGTGCATGCCGCCGGCCGCGAGGTCGATCTGGCCGCGGTGATGCCGGTGTTCATGGTGCACTACCGGGAATGCCTGCTGCGCAGCCCACGCCTGTTCGATGGCGTTGCCGACGCATTGGCACAGCTGCGTGCGCGCAACGTGCCGCTGGCGATCTGCACCAACAAGCCAGAAGCGCTGGTGCCTCCGCTGCTGCAGCACCTGGGCATCGGCGAAGCGTTCGCGCTGATACTGGGCGGCGACTCGCTGCCGCAGCGCAAGCCCAGTGGTGAACCGCTGCGCCACATCGCTGCGCACTTCGGGTTGCCGGTAGACGCCTGCCTGATGGTCGGTGATTCGCTGACCGACTACCGCGCCGCCGAAGAGGCCGGCATGCCGATCGCGCTGGTGCGCTATGGCTATCCGCGTGGCCTGGATCTGGCCACCGCACATGCGGTGGCCGTGATCGACGACCTGCGTGAGTTGCCGGGGTTGCAGCGCTGA
- a CDS encoding NAD(P)-dependent oxidoreductase, whose protein sequence is MKIALIGSTGNIGRQIARHALAHGHELTVIVRSAQDLPAELAGAHPVIASLDDPDALVAAITGHDVLASAYGPRPGDDIGRVGEVAAQLAAAARKAGVPRLVVVGGAGSLEVAPGVQLVDTPNFPEAYKPYALAHREAFKRLQAVEDLDWTFFSPAAEIGPGEERGQYRVQPKAFLADASGHSRISYADYGAAFVAELEAHKYPKQIITAAY, encoded by the coding sequence ATGAAGATCGCCCTCATTGGTTCCACCGGCAACATCGGCCGCCAGATCGCCCGCCACGCGCTGGCCCACGGCCACGAACTCACCGTCATCGTGCGCAGCGCGCAGGATCTTCCGGCCGAGCTGGCCGGCGCGCATCCGGTGATCGCTTCGCTGGACGACCCGGATGCGCTGGTTGCCGCCATCACCGGCCACGACGTGCTGGCCAGCGCCTACGGCCCGCGGCCGGGCGATGACATCGGCCGCGTCGGCGAGGTCGCCGCACAGCTGGCCGCCGCTGCGCGCAAGGCCGGCGTGCCACGCCTGGTAGTGGTCGGCGGTGCCGGCAGCCTGGAAGTCGCCCCCGGCGTGCAGCTGGTGGATACCCCGAACTTCCCGGAGGCCTACAAGCCGTACGCGCTGGCCCATCGCGAAGCCTTCAAGCGCCTGCAGGCGGTGGAGGACCTGGACTGGACCTTCTTCTCGCCGGCCGCCGAAATCGGCCCGGGTGAAGAGCGAGGCCAGTACCGCGTGCAGCCCAAGGCGTTCCTCGCCGATGCCAGCGGCCACAGCCGCATCAGCTACGCCGACTATGGCGCTGCGTTCGTCGCCGAGCTGGAAGCACACAAGTACCCGAAGCAGATCATCACTGCGGCGTATTGA
- a CDS encoding class I SAM-dependent methyltransferase produces the protein MNHGQALIDHNRAAWDRQASEVREWSRPVESSTIAAAREGRWQVHLTPRALPLDWLGDVRGRRILCLASGGGQQAPVLAAAGAEVTVFDLSDGQLEQDRQVAARDGLQLRTVQGDMRDLHAFANGSFDVVFQPISNLYVPDVRPVWSECHRVLARDGMLMASFYNPVLFVGARDPQLDAQGLIRPQYAIPYSDLEDLAPAEREAKLARGDALTFGHSLTELIGGQLDAGFVIDRFMEDWQPQPRFLIDRYLPTFLATRARRIG, from the coding sequence ATGAACCATGGACAGGCCTTGATCGACCACAACCGTGCTGCCTGGGACCGCCAGGCCAGCGAGGTGCGCGAGTGGTCGCGCCCGGTTGAAAGCTCAACCATCGCCGCCGCGCGCGAAGGGCGCTGGCAGGTGCATCTGACGCCGCGTGCACTGCCGCTGGACTGGCTGGGCGATGTGCGCGGCCGCCGCATCCTGTGCCTGGCTTCGGGCGGGGGACAGCAGGCGCCGGTACTGGCCGCGGCCGGTGCCGAGGTCACCGTGTTCGACCTGTCCGACGGGCAGCTGGAGCAGGACCGCCAGGTCGCGGCGCGCGATGGCCTGCAGTTGCGCACGGTGCAGGGCGACATGCGCGACCTGCACGCGTTCGCCAACGGCAGTTTCGATGTGGTGTTCCAGCCGATCTCGAACCTGTACGTGCCCGACGTGCGCCCGGTGTGGAGCGAGTGCCATCGCGTGCTCGCGCGCGACGGCATGCTGATGGCCAGCTTCTACAACCCGGTGCTGTTCGTTGGTGCGCGCGATCCGCAGCTGGATGCGCAGGGCTTGATCCGGCCGCAGTACGCCATTCCCTATTCGGACCTGGAAGACCTGGCACCGGCCGAGCGCGAGGCCAAGCTGGCGCGCGGCGATGCGCTCACCTTCGGCCACAGCCTGACCGAACTCATCGGCGGTCAGCTCGACGCCGGCTTCGTCATCGATCGTTTCATGGAAGACTGGCAGCCGCAGCCGCGCTTTCTGATCGACCGTTATCTGCCCACGTTCCTGGCCACCCGCGCGCGCAGGATCGGCTGA